The genomic window TCCTGATCGTCGGCTGGAAGATAGAGATGCGCCTCCTCCCACTCCTTGGCGGCGCGTGCAAAATCTTTTCGGTTGTAAGCAATCGTCCCTGATAACATGAGCGCCTTCACGTTACGCGGATCGAGCTTCAGCGCCTGTTGAATCAACTTCTCAGGCCTTCCGTCTAGTTTACGCCCCTGATGAACCCCGAGAGCGTCCGCAAAGTCAGCCAGGAGACTGGCATTACCAGGATCAAGCTTCGTCGCTCTCTCAAAAATTGGCACCGCATCGGCATATCGCTCCATCGCCATGTAGGACCGCGCCAATAGACCCCACCCTATCGGATCATTGGGGCTCTGCTCGAGCTTTGCTCTCAACTGCTCGATCAGCGCGTTGAGGCTGTCCGCCATTTGAGCATCTTCTCCGGCTCCCACCTGAGCCCCTGCGGAAGAGACCGCCGGGTGGGTCATCGCGGCTGGGTTGCCCAAGGTCCAATACAACACCCCACTGGCAGCTGGAATGATCATTCCCAACGAGAGCGCGACAACCTTGAGATTCAGCAGTCCTCCCGAGCTCGGGACAAGAACTTGTCCCGCGTCCGTCTCTTCCAACACCCGCCGCTCTAATTCGCCCCGCGCCGCTTGGTACTGCACGTCCGTCAATAATCCAGCGGCACGATCTTG from Nitrospira sp. includes these protein-coding regions:
- the ccmI gene encoding c-type cytochrome biogenesis protein CcmI; amino-acid sequence: MTVAFWSIASAMTVFIIGLLLRPLLKRPSAVSVEQEKTLSVYRQQFAELEQDRAAGLLTDVQYQAARGELERRVLEETDAGQVLVPSSGGLLNLKVVALSLGMIIPAASGVLYWTLGNPAAMTHPAVSSAGAQVGAGEDAQMADSLNALIEQLRAKLEQSPNDPIGWGLLARSYMAMERYADAVPIFERATKLDPGNASLLADFADALGVHQGRKLDGRPEKLIQQALKLDPRNVKALMLSGTIAYNRKDFARAAKEWEEAHLYLPADDQESSDQLKASIAEAKRRLGGGPSMNMLVANPPMEEAKPAKPAKLAGASRAITGKVVLGPNFSGKGALPDTLFVFAKDVAGPPMPVSIVRASSKDLPFTFRLDDSTSPMPSRKLSDIDTVVIVARLSKSGRAMAESGDLEGMSQPVKPGAENITVVIDRERP